The following proteins are encoded in a genomic region of Triticum dicoccoides isolate Atlit2015 ecotype Zavitan chromosome 1B, WEW_v2.0, whole genome shotgun sequence:
- the LOC119348993 gene encoding acetylserotonin O-methyltransferase 1-like isoform X2, with product MALTGDYKLISTEDMLQGHAELCIHAYGFVKSMALKCAIELGIPGAIHGNGGGASLGELATIIALPLSRLPRLRRLMRVLTVSGVFSVEHQQPDDSVGCAVAVYGLTSASRLLVGDGETSSGLSSLVSLMVDPNLTAPFSGMSAWFMDDEQPRSFFEMHHGEDMWDMAAREAALSRTIGDGMTDDSRFVVEVILREGRARDVFSGVRSMVDVGGGTGTIAKAIAAAFPHVECSVLDLPHVVAEAPADGESVMHDWRDDECVKILRRCKEAIPTREAGGKVIIINMVVGSEKSKGNSTKKEEAQALYDLFLMAFEGGEREEHEWEKIFLEAGFSGYNIIPALGIRSIIEVYP from the exons ATGGCACTCACCGGCGACTACAAGCTCATCAGCACCGAGGACATGCTCCAAGGCCACGCCGAGCTCTGCATCCACGCCTACGGCTTCGTCAAGTCCATGGCGCTCAAATGCGCCATAGAGCTCGGCATTCCCGGCGCCATCCacggcaacggcggcggcgccTCGCTCGGCGAGCTGGCCACCATTATCGCCCTCCCTCTCTCTAGGCTCCCGCGCCTGCGCCGCCTCATGCGCGTGCTCACCGTATCGGGCGTCTTCTCCGTCGAGCACCAGCAGCCGGACGACTCCGTGGGCTGCGCCGTCGCCGTCTACGGGCTCACCTCGGCCTcccgcctcctcgtcggcgacggTGAGACATCGTCGGGACTGTCCAGCCTCGTGTCCCTCATGGTCGACCCGAACCTGACCGCACCGTTCTCCGGCATGAGCGCGTGGTTCATGGACGACGAGCAGCCGCGCTCTTTCTTCGAGATGCACCACGGCGAGGACATGTGGGACATGGCCGCGCGGGAAGCTGCTCTGAGCAGGACGATAGGTGACGGCATGACCGATGACAGCCGCTTCGTCGTGGAGGTGATCCTGAGGGAGGGCCGCGCACGCGACGTCTTCTCCGGGGTGCGCTCGATGGTCGACGTCGGCGGCGGCACCGGCACCATCGCAAAGGCCATCGCGGCAGCTTTCCCGCACGTCGAGTGCAGCGTCCTGGATCTCCCACACGTCGTCGCGGAGGCCCCGGCCGACGGAGAG TCAGTGATGCATGATTGGCGAGACGACGAATGCGTCAAGATACTGCGAAGGTGCAAAGAGGCAATCCCTACCAGAGAAGCTGGAGGGAAGGTGATAATCATAAACATGGTGGTGGGTTCTGAAAAGTCTAAGGGCAATAGTACTAAAAAGGAGGAGGCACAAGCATTGTACGATCTCTTCCTCATGGCTTTCGAGGGAGGTGAACGAGAAGAGCACGAGTGGGAGAAGATCTTCTTGGAAGCCGGATTCAGTGGCTACAATATCATACCCGCGCTAGGAATTAGGTCCATCATCGAGGTCTATCCTTAA
- the LOC119348993 gene encoding acetylserotonin O-methyltransferase 1-like isoform X1, with translation MALTGDYKLISTEDMLQGHAELCIHAYGFVKSMALKCAIELGIPGAIHGNGGGASLGELATIIALPLSRLPRLRRLMRVLTVSGVFSVEHQQPDDSVGCAVAVYGLTSASRLLVGDGETSSGLSSLVSLMVDPNLTAPFSGMSAWFMDDEQPRSFFEMHHGEDMWDMAAREAALSRTIGDGMTDDSRFVVEVILREGRARDVFSGVRSMVDVGGGTGTIAKAIAAAFPHVECSVLDLPHVVAEAPADGEVRFIAGDMFDHIPPADAVLLKSVMHDWRDDECVKILRRCKEAIPTREAGGKVIIINMVVGSEKSKGNSTKKEEAQALYDLFLMAFEGGEREEHEWEKIFLEAGFSGYNIIPALGIRSIIEVYP, from the exons ATGGCACTCACCGGCGACTACAAGCTCATCAGCACCGAGGACATGCTCCAAGGCCACGCCGAGCTCTGCATCCACGCCTACGGCTTCGTCAAGTCCATGGCGCTCAAATGCGCCATAGAGCTCGGCATTCCCGGCGCCATCCacggcaacggcggcggcgccTCGCTCGGCGAGCTGGCCACCATTATCGCCCTCCCTCTCTCTAGGCTCCCGCGCCTGCGCCGCCTCATGCGCGTGCTCACCGTATCGGGCGTCTTCTCCGTCGAGCACCAGCAGCCGGACGACTCCGTGGGCTGCGCCGTCGCCGTCTACGGGCTCACCTCGGCCTcccgcctcctcgtcggcgacggTGAGACATCGTCGGGACTGTCCAGCCTCGTGTCCCTCATGGTCGACCCGAACCTGACCGCACCGTTCTCCGGCATGAGCGCGTGGTTCATGGACGACGAGCAGCCGCGCTCTTTCTTCGAGATGCACCACGGCGAGGACATGTGGGACATGGCCGCGCGGGAAGCTGCTCTGAGCAGGACGATAGGTGACGGCATGACCGATGACAGCCGCTTCGTCGTGGAGGTGATCCTGAGGGAGGGCCGCGCACGCGACGTCTTCTCCGGGGTGCGCTCGATGGTCGACGTCGGCGGCGGCACCGGCACCATCGCAAAGGCCATCGCGGCAGCTTTCCCGCACGTCGAGTGCAGCGTCCTGGATCTCCCACACGTCGTCGCGGAGGCCCCGGCCGACGGAGAGGTGCGATTCATCGCCGGCGATATGTTTGATCACATTCCCCCGGCCGACGCTGTTCTGCTCAAG TCAGTGATGCATGATTGGCGAGACGACGAATGCGTCAAGATACTGCGAAGGTGCAAAGAGGCAATCCCTACCAGAGAAGCTGGAGGGAAGGTGATAATCATAAACATGGTGGTGGGTTCTGAAAAGTCTAAGGGCAATAGTACTAAAAAGGAGGAGGCACAAGCATTGTACGATCTCTTCCTCATGGCTTTCGAGGGAGGTGAACGAGAAGAGCACGAGTGGGAGAAGATCTTCTTGGAAGCCGGATTCAGTGGCTACAATATCATACCCGCGCTAGGAATTAGGTCCATCATCGAGGTCTATCCTTAA